One Salmo trutta chromosome 24, fSalTru1.1, whole genome shotgun sequence genomic region harbors:
- the LOC115160554 gene encoding serine/arginine repetitive matrix protein 1, with protein sequence MVLQMTDPEQSASWTGNNSLSEQHTHTHGGRVRRSGSDSSGSDSSGSDSSSESEEESSSQRLCSLSPETHSDPGTPTDAQSLGCTEETDHPPTTQWQLDKWLKKVRKKSSWDSSNRDHTQRATEHSSPSPDPHRAPSPARSWGTREDYSPSQSPVPSPHFNYSPRHSPRPSPGCSPCPSPCPSPRHSPIPSPVTGVCLSPSRSRSPSPIPRHPPKSPSPSLTQSSSRHYPKVRSLHQESFRPLTRPSLTSSPSHRPKIRIAPAPSIETKSKLRHSSSPQPPLQHSSRPKPKQSQSVPTPKNTAKAAPALSAEPSHRPRPSPNSSPRLHSQPRLKHNPIPALKTSQHLTTSGQRPKESSRLSHNSNSNPRPKFGPSLTISLSTSPSPTPRAKTLPPADPSREASSRVGHSSKSTPKPHSWPISKAGSGPSSRSSPSPRPKVKSRENPAPHAKHPQRKPQSREREREVDNQRETQAADRKADRQTEGRGRGNLERQGERQEEKQGERRLAEDKLLRRPWVQSSEEEEDVEERKRRREESEREEEKRRRRKEQQQQRGEWQAVQPKQRPHTNSERHRNPIDPQRHGTKKKRRRKSEEEERESQPDPSLPPSPSSPTPVIPPTDSSSSSSSSSESDSEPSLPPNVAKVPADSTSSQRPIPRRGHQGPGRPSDSRPGVLYPTATSNQDHGPQSQAKQKLYTLVPFGRSEQAPASHRGLRNLVVQLNLSLLSRVPDTTTDTQASHKHPSSSSSSSKQKEAMRHLYTPETEGGDSRRKRKSENGIQHHRESKRSNSHTNGPSAHTESTANRESKRSNSHTNGPSAHTESTANRESKRSNSHTNGPSAHTESTANRESKRSNSHTNGPSAHTESTANRESKRSNSHTNGPSAHTESTANRESKRSNSHTNGPSAHTESTANRESKRSNSHTNGPSAHTESTANRESKRSNSHTNGPSAHTESTANRCLDPHTDARHNGFLEDYLDSKRPLSPLSPLSDTPDLTKPPIKTQPPVQHYTNSEVPRTHAKMEVECVGVSGKPPPKCESWGPPLQRAGSQRGTVLNHEPPHHAEYYMHEAKRMKHRADAMVDKLGKAVNYVDAALSFMECGKAMEEGPLEDKSPYTMYTETVELIRYAMRLKNHSGPGARQEDKQLAVLCFRCLALLYWQMFRLKKDQAMKYSKALLDYFKSSPKVPTTPPIWSDSGKGTGGPPSSLSPSPSALPLGSSPTSLINIPLRIHQMAANHLNITNNVLYSYEYWELAESLVRDNNEFFNYLNTLSGPLTLHSSIAHAVQYTRQGLQWIRISANVG encoded by the exons ATGGTGCTACAGATGACC GACCCTGAGCAGTCAGCCTCCTGGACTGGTAACAATAG TCTGTcggagcagcacacacacacacatggtgggAGGGTGAGACGTTCAGGCTCAGACTCTTCAGGCTCAGACTCTTCAGGCTCAGACTCCTCCAGTGAGTCGGAGGAGGAGAGCAGTAGCCAGCGCCTTTGTAGCCTCAGCCCAGAAACACACTCGGATCCTGGGACGCCCACCGACGCTCAGTCCCTCGGCTGCACCGAGGAG ACAGATCACCCCCCCACCACTCAGTGGCAGCTGGATAAGTGGCTGAAGAAAGTCAGAAAAAAATCCTCCTGGGATTCCAGCAACCGAGACCACACCCAGAGAGCTACAGAGCACAGCTCGCCCTCCCCAGACCCCCACAGAGCCCCGTCCCCGGCCAGATCCTGGGGGACCAGAGAGGACTACagccccagccagagccctgtTCCCAGCCCACACTTCAACTACAGCCCCAGGCATAGCCCTCGGCCTAGCCCTGGCTGCAGCCCCTGTCCCAGTCCTTGCCCCAGCCCAAGACACAGTCCCATCCCTAGCCCGGTCACCGGTGTCTGTCTGAGCCCCAGCCGCAGCCGCAGCCCTAGCCCCATACCCCGACACCCCCCTAAGAGTCCTAGTCCCAGCCTTACTCAGTCTAGCTCCCGTCACTATCCTAAGGTTCGGAGTCTTCATCAGGAAAGCTTCAGGCCTCTCACGCGGCCTAGCTTAACATCCAGTCCGAGCCATAGACCCAAAATCAGGATCGCACCTGCTCCCAGCATTGAGACCAAGAGCAAACTGAGGCACAGTTCCTCTCCCCAGCCTCCGCTTCAGCACAGCTCCAGGCCTAAACCCAAACAGAGCCAGTCTGTTCCCACTCCCAAGAACACAGCCAAGGCAGCCCCTGCTCTGAGCGCTGAGCCGAGCCACAGACCCAGACCTAGTCCCAACTCCAGTCCCAGGCTTCATTCTCAGCCTAGGTTGAAACACAACCCCATCCCAGCCCTCAAAACCAGCCAACACCTAACAACCTCTGGACAAAGGCCCAAGGAGAGTAGCAGACTCAGCCACAATTCCAACTCCAACCCCAGGCCCAAGTTTGGGCCTAGTTTGACAATCAGCCTCAGTACCAGTCCCAGTCCCACACCCAGGGCCAAGACCTTACCACCCGCAGACCCTAGCAGAGAGGCCAGCAGCAGAGTTGGTCACAGTTCCAAATCGACTCCCAAGCCACATTCTTGGCCGATCTCCAAAGCTGGTTCTGGGCCTAGCTCTAGATCCAGCCCCAGTCCTAGACCCAAAGTCAAGTCCCGGGAGAACCCTGCTCCacacgcaaagcatccacagaGGAAGCCCCAATCCagggagagagaacgggaggtggacaaccagagagagaCCCAGGCAGCAGACAGGAAGGCAGACAGGCAAacagagggaagggggaggggtaatttagagagacagggagagaggcaggaggagaaacagggagagagaagactGGCAGAGGATAAGTTGCTAAGACGCCCCTGGGTCCAGAgttcagaggaggaagaggacgtagaggagagaaagaggaggagggaggagagcgagagggaggaggagaagaggaggaggaggaaggagcagcagcagcagagaggtgAATGGCAGGCGGTCCAGCCCAAGCAGAGACCTCACACCAACAGCGAGCGACACCGCAATCCCATTGATCCACAACGCCACGGGACCAagaaaaagaggaggaggaagagtgaggaggaagagagagagtctcAGCCGGACCCTTCCCTTCCGCCGTCGCCCTCCTCCCCCACTCCTGTCATCCCTCCCACAgattcctcctcttcatcatcttcCTCATCAGAGTCTGACTCGGAGCCCAGTCTGCCTCCCAACGTCGCCAAAGTCCCAGCCGACTCCACGTCCAGCCAGCGTCCTATCCCCAGGAGAGGGCACCAGGGCCCTGGGAGGCCTTCAGACAGCAGGCCAGGAGTGCTCTACCCCACTGCCACATCCAACCAAGACCACGGACCGCAGAGCCAGGCAAAGCAGAAACTCTACACCTTGGTCCCGTTTGGGCGTAGTGAGCAGGCCCCAGCCTCCCATCGAGGCCTGAGGAATCTGGTGGTGCAGTTAAACCTCTCCCTGCTCAGCAGAGTGCCTGATACTACGACAGACACCCAAGCCTCTCACAAacacccctcctcttcctcttcctcttccaagCAAAAAGAGGCCATGAGACACCTGTACAccccagagacagagggaggagacagcAGGAGGAAACGGAAG TCAGAGAATGGAATCCAGCACCACAGAGAGAGTAAGCGGAGTAACTCCCACACCAATGGCCCCTCAGCCCACACAGAGTCTACAGCTAACAGAGAGAGTAAGCGGAGTAACTCCCACACCAATGGCCCCTCAGCCCACACAGAGTCTACAGCTAACAGAGAGAGTAAGCGGAGTAACTCCCACACCAATGGCCCCTCAGCCCACACAGAGTCTACAGCTAACAGAGAGAGTAAGCGGAGTAACTCTCACACCAATGGCCCCTCAGCCCACACAGAGTCTACAGCTAACAGAGAGAGTAAGCGGAGTAACTCTCACACCAATGGCCCCTCAGCCCACACAGAGTCTACAGCTAACAGAGAGAGTAAGCGGAGTAACTCCCACACCAATGGCCCCTCAGCCCACACAGAGTCTACAGCTAACAGAGAGAGTAAGCGGAGTAACTCTCACACCAATGGCCCCTCAGCCCACACAGAGTCTACAGCTAACAGAGAGAGTAAGCGGAGTAACTCTCACACCAATGGCCCCTCAGCCCACACAGAGTCTACAGCTAACAGATGTCTAGACCCCCACACAGATGCCAGACACAACGG GTTCTTGGAGGACTACCTAGACAGTAAGAGGCCACTGTcccccctgtcccctctctctgacaCCCCGGACCTTACCAAGCCTCCCATCAAAACACAGCCCCCAGTGCAGCACTACACAAACAGTGAGGTGCCCAGGACCCATGCTAAGATGGAGGtggagtgtgtaggtgtgtcagGGAAGCCCCCGCCCAAGTGTGAATCCTGGGGACCTCCTTTACAACGGGCAGGGAGCCAGAGAGGAACTGTACTCAACCATGAAcc CCCACACCATGCTGAGTACTACATGCATGAGGCCAAGAGAATGAAGCACCGTGCAGATGCCATG gTGGATAAGCTGGGGAAGGCAGTGAACTATGTGGATGCTGCTCTGTCCTTCATGGAGTGTGGCAAAGCTATGGAGGAGGGACCGCTGGAGGACAAGTCTCCCTATACCATGTACACAGAGACGGTAGAGCTCATcag GTATGCCATGAGGCTGAAGAACCACTCTGGCCCTGGGGCCAGACAGGAAGACAAACAGTTGGCCGTACTGTG TTTCCGGTGCCTTGCTCTCCTGTACTGGCAGATGTTTCGTCTGAAGAAGGACCAAGCCATGAAGTACTCCAAAGCTCTACTGGACTACTTTAAG AGTTCTCCCAAAGTGCCAACTACACCCCCCATCTGGAGCGACTCAGGAAA GGGCACAGGGgggcctccctcctctctctcccccagccccTCAGCCCTCCCCCTGGGCAGCTCCCCCACTTCCCTCATCAACATTCCCCTACGTATCCACCAGATGGCAGCAAACCACCTGAACATCACCAACAATGTCCTCTACAGCTACGAGTACTGGGAGCTAGCAGAAAGCCTGGTCAGAGACAACAATG AGTTCTTTAACTACCTGAATACACTGTCAGGGCCGTTGACTCTCCACAGTAGTATTGCTCATGCAGTCCAGTACACCAGACAGGGTCTGCAGTGGATACGCATCAGTGCCAACGTGGGCTag